The Hymenobacter oligotrophus genome segment CGCTGCGCGTTACGGTGTAGGTGGTGCCCGCGGCCACGGCCGGCGTTACCGGCGTGCCGGCGTCCCAGCTGTTGCGCGCGGTGCTGTAGTGCTCGAGGCGCGCCTGGGCGGGGTCGAAGCCGGCGGCGGCGTGCGCGTTGGTCCACTCCAGTTGCACGGTAGCGTCGGAGCCGCCGGCGTTTTCTTCGCTGATAAACCACGTACGGCGCACGTTGCCGGCCTCAATGTTTGCGCCTTGCCCCGTTTTGCCGCTGTAGTTCGGAAACAAGCCCGGCGCCACCTCCACGGCAAACACGTCTTCGGAGCGGGCAGCTGATTGCTTGATGCGCACGGGGTTGTAGCTGTTGTTCAGGCCCACCGGAAACTCCACAAACTGGCCGTTGGCTTCTACGGTTTGGCGCAACGCCCCGCCCTCGTCGGCCCGGATGTACGCCTCGGCATTGCCGCCCGTAATTTTACCGCCGCGAATCAAGGTCAGGTCGTACTCCTTCAGGCGCACCATAGGGCTGCCGATCAGCTCGAGGTTGCCGTTGAGCACCGTGCTGCCTGCCAGGGTTTTGGTGCCGCGGCCGCTGATTACCAAGTTGCCGAACGCCTGCGCGCCCAGGGTTATGTTGTTGTCGAGCGCGTACTTCACGGTGCTGGTGTTGGCCAGGCGCCCCAGCGTGGGCACGCCTTGGTTGGCGCGCTGAATTTCCAGCGTGGCCCCGTCGAGTACATCTACGGTGGCGTTGATGGCGTTGCCGTTGCCATCGGGTACCAGCAGCGCGGCCGGCGTGATGCCGTCGCCTACCACCACGCGCGAGTTGGTGCCGCTCACCGTCCAGTCGGCGCCTAGGCGGTCGGTGGTTACCTGGCTCAGCACGTAATACGTTTGGTTGCTGGCCGTAAAGCTCGCGGGGCTGTTGCCGCTGCCGTCGCGGTTGGGGGCCCAGCTGCTCAACTCGTTTAGGTTGCCGCTGCCTTTGTAGTAAAACACGGAGGTCTCGGGCGTTACCACCACATCATCCAGCGAGAGGCCGTTGCCGTTGGTGGCGTCGTTCAGTTCGTAGCGCCAGCGCAAGGCAATTTCGCTGCCGTTGGCCACGTCCACGTTCTGCAGCGTGTAGGTGCGGGTGCGGCGGTTGGCGTCGGAGTTGCCGTTTTTGTTTTCGATGACGGTAGCCGTAGAGGGCGCGTCTACATTCAGCGTAGGCACGTTTATCCAGTCGCCGGGGTTGGTTCCGGTGGCTCCGCTAGGGGTGGTTATCTCAGTGGCGCTGGTTTTGTAGTCGAAGAAAACCTTGGCGGCATCTTGCCGGCCCGAGTTGTACCACTGCTCCACCGCAAACGAAACAGCCAGGTTGCGAATGGTTTGGCCGGTGTTGTTGCGGAAGCGGATGCCCACGTAACCGCTGCCGCTTACGGTAAACGAGGCCACCCCACCTAGGGCGCGGTCGGTGGAGCCGGTTGTGCCAAAGTGGTAGAAGTTGGCCGTGGTGGTGCTGCCGTCGTTGGCCGGTGTAGGCAACGTTTGCCAACCGTTGTACTCGATGTACACGCCCGGCAACGTGGCGTTGCTGATGAAAAAGCCCCCGGTGAGCCCGTCGAAGTTTTGGTTGTAGGTGGTAACGGAGCTAAATGTGTGTTGCGCGCGCGCGTTACCCACGCCTGCGGCAAGCGCTGCCAGCAGCAGCAAGGAGTAAAGTTTGTTCATGAATCGGTGGTGATAAGGGGCTTTGGTCGATCCAAATTATACTTCACCCCTTTACCTGCACCACTCCTAGCTACATTCATTTTTGGGTACGGCACAACTTGCAACCGCAAGCCAATCAGCACTTAAGCCCAAGCATTGCAAACCTTGCAAAGCAGCCGACGAATGGCTTATCAGGTTTGCGCAAATAAAAATGGAAACCTGTTCAGGTTTCCATTTTTGCATTACCAGATTGGGCCGGGCCTACTTGCCGCGTTTTTCGGGCATGGTACCGATGATGTGGTCCCAGATGGTGGTTGACACGCCAAAGGCTACTTCGTCCTGCCGGTAGTGGTGCTGGGCGTGGTGGTGCCACCAAAACTTCAGGAAGTTTTTCGGCGGGGCGTACACGTGAATGGCGTAGTGCACAAACAGGTACAACGCGTAGCCAAACACAAAACCCGCCAGAATGCCCAAGCCCGCGTAGCCGAACACAAAGCGGAAGATGAAGAACAACAGCGAGGTTACGAACACCGTCAGGATGGGCGGCATAGCCAGGCGTGTTTTGTCCTTCGGAAACTCGTGGTGCACGCCGTGCATGGTGTACTGAAACTTGGCCTTGCCGGGCGTGTCGGCCTTCATGTGATACAGAAAGCGGTGCATGAGGTACTCCACCAGCGTAAAGGCAAACCAGCCGGCCAAAAACAACCCAAACGCCGACAGGCCCGTGAGCAGGCCGCGGCTAAGGCCGTAGTAAAGACTTACGGCCGCTACGGCAAAGAAAATGGTGAGGGGCGCGGCAATGTGCGTGTGCGTCATCCGCTCCAGCACGGGGTTCTCAAACAAACGCGCCGAACCTTTGTGCTTGGGCTTGTGCAATTGGCCCGACGCAGGAGCAGCCTGTTGTTCCATAGGATTGGTAGAGGAAGATGAGGGGGCAAAAGTAACCACGAACGCACAAACGCCGGGCCACTTATAAGGTTTTAGGCTGTATGCCGAAAACGTGTCAGCAAGTGGTGCACCGTTTCGGGCGTGCACGCCGGATGCGTGCACCGCAGGTGTGCCGTGGCATAAAACCGCTCGCGGGCCGCCAATGTTTGTTGCAGGCGCTGCTCCAGGGCCGCCGCGTCGGGCAGAGCGGCCAGCAGCGGGCGGGTAGCGGCGGCGTGCTGCAAGCGAGCCAGCAATTCCGCTACGGGCACATCCAGCCAAAGCGTCAGGCCGGTGCGGTTGAGTTCTTCGGCATTGCCATGGAAGCAAGGCGTACCGCCGCCGGTGGCCAGCACCAAGCGCGGGTGCTCGGCCAGCACGGCGCGCAAGGCATCGGCCTCTGCTTGCCGAAAATAATCCTCGCCATCAGCCGCAAAAATGTCCTGAACGCTGCGGCCCTGACGCTGTACAATTTCTTCGTCCAGGTCGCGAAAAGGCAGGCCGTAGCGCGCGGCCAAGGCCCGGCCTAGGGTGGTTTTGCCCGCGCCCGGCATGCCGATTAGGTGAATTCGGAATGCTGAATGCTGAATGCTGAATTGCCCGGCGGGGGCTGTGGCAGGTCGGGGCGTTGCTGGCGCTGGCTCGGGCGCCGGCTGACTTGCGGCGGCTGGGTCCTTGGCTGCTTGCGGCAGCGGCGCACCTAGGGCCCTTTCCAATTCAGAATTCATAATTCAGCAGTCAGAATTACTCTCAGCTCAGCTTCACGCGCGGGTCGAGCACGGCGTAGAGCACATCCACGGCGATGTTGATGACCACGAACAGGAAGGCCACGAAGATGGTAGCGCCCATTACCACCGGAAAATCAAGGTTCTCGACGGCGCGGAGCGTCACGGTACCTAGGCCCTTCCAGTTGAAGATGTATTCGATAAAAAACGCACCGGCCATCAGCGAAGCCAACCAGCCCGATACGGCCGTTACCACGGGGTTTAGGGCGTTTTGCAGGGCGTGGCGCAGCACGGTGCGGCGCTTGCTGAGGCCTTTGGCCCGGGCCGTGCGCACAAAATCCTGCGACATTACCTCGAGCATGGAGCTGCGCGTAAGCTGCACGATGACGGCCAGCGGCCGGATACCTAGGGCAAAAGCCGGCAGCACCAAATTGCGCAGCACCACGTGCGACTCGGCCGTGAACGGGTCGGTCTCGAACAATTGGCCCGTGAGGTTGAGGCCGGTGTAGCGGCTCCAGTAAAAGCCGAACGTCATGGCAATGAGAATACCGGCCACAAACGACGGCACCGAAATACCCAGCACCGATACGGTTAGCAGCGTGCGGTCGAGCCAGGTGTGGGCCCGCAGCGCGGCCACAATGCCGAAGCCAATGCCCAGTACGGCAGCCAGCAACATTGCCGCCAAAGCAAGCCACAAGGTGCCGCTGAAGTGGTCGAGCAGGATGTCGAGCACGTCTTTGTTCGACTGAAACGAGCGGCGCAAATACGGCTTCTTGAGCACCACGGCCCGCTCGCCACCTAGGGGCAACAGCGTAACGCCGCCGTAGCGCGCCGCGCTGGCCGAATCGCGGGCGTGCACACCCACCGGCGACACATCGTTGAGGTAAGCGGCCAGCTGCACCGGCATCGGCTGATCGAGCCCTAGGTCGGCGGCAATGGCGGCGCGGGTGGCCACGTCGGAGCGCTGGCCGGCCAGCAGGGCCACCGGGTCGCCGGGCAACACCTGAAAAAGCACAAACACCGTAAGCGCCACGCCCACCAAAATCAGCAGTCCGTGCGCCAGCCGGCGAAGAATAAACAGGAGCATCGATCAGTTGTCAGTTGAGAGTTGCCCGTTGTCAGTTGCGAGTGCACCAGCATTGGATTCTGCCCTGATAACTCGCAACTGACAACGGGCAACTCAATCACAGCAATTCTTCCAGCTTTTCGCGGTCGGGGATGTCGTGGTAGTGAAATTTGCCTTTTACCACGCCGTTTTGCAGCAGCATAAAGCCGGGGTTCGAGCGAATCATCGACTTGAGCACCGTCGCATCGGCGAAGTAGTACTTGCCCGAGAGGTTTACCTCGTGCCGGAACACGTCGAACTCGTTGGGGCTGTTGCTGGTGATGATCATGGTTTCGATGCGCTTCTTCGACGAATCGGCCCCGGTCAGCGTGGCGTTGATTTGCTCGAACCGGTCGCGGTCGGCCTTCTCCAAACCTTGCACAATCAGCAGCAGCTTGTTGCCTTTGAGCACCTCCTGGGTTACGTCGGCCTGGTCGGCGCCCCACACCCGGAAGTCGATGATTTTGGGACCGTCTTCGGGGTTCAGCGCCACCATTTGCTTAAACTTCCAGGTGGTGTCGGTGGGGTATTCGGTAAACTCCTGGGTTTCGCTGCCCTTCGCCATAATGTACTTGTAGCGCAGCGGCGCCGAGGGCTGCATCAGCTTGCCGATGTTGTTGCCCACCTTGTAGGGCAGAAAATCGAAGTACGGCAAGTGACCTAGGGCATACACGCCAATGCCCACGGCTACGGCCCCGGCAAACGTGATGTACATGGTACCGAGGGTGCCTTTGGCAAACACACGGCGCAGGTAACGCTGGTTGAAGAACACAATGGCCCAGAGCACCAGCAAAAACACGTCCTTGGAAAACGACTGCCACGGCGTGAGCTTGATGAAGTCGCCGAAGCAGCCGCAGTCGGTTACCTTGTTGAAGAAGGCCGAGTAGAACGTGAGGAAGGTGAAAAACACCAGCAGCCCGAACAACGACCACAGCGTAAAGCGCAGGTTCCAGCGCAGCAGCAGGGCCACGCCCAACACCACCTCCAAAGAACTAAGGGT includes the following:
- a CDS encoding T9SS type A sorting domain-containing protein, with product MNKLYSLLLLAALAAGVGNARAQHTFSSVTTYNQNFDGLTGGFFISNATLPGVYIEYNGWQTLPTPANDGSTTTANFYHFGTTGSTDRALGGVASFTVSGSGYVGIRFRNNTGQTIRNLAVSFAVEQWYNSGRQDAAKVFFDYKTSATEITTPSGATGTNPGDWINVPTLNVDAPSTATVIENKNGNSDANRRTRTYTLQNVDVANGSEIALRWRYELNDATNGNGLSLDDVVVTPETSVFYYKGSGNLNELSSWAPNRDGSGNSPASFTASNQTYYVLSQVTTDRLGADWTVSGTNSRVVVGDGITPAALLVPDGNGNAINATVDVLDGATLEIQRANQGVPTLGRLANTSTVKYALDNNITLGAQAFGNLVISGRGTKTLAGSTVLNGNLELIGSPMVRLKEYDLTLIRGGKITGGNAEAYIRADEGGALRQTVEANGQFVEFPVGLNNSYNPVRIKQSAARSEDVFAVEVAPGLFPNYSGKTGQGANIEAGNVRRTWFISEENAGGSDATVQLEWTNAHAAAGFDPAQARLEHYSTARNSWDAGTPVTPAVAAGTTYTVTRSGITNFSPFGVSSRSGGVLPVELVAFRAERLGANVRCAWQTASEKNNRHFVVERSADGRQFVALGTVAGAGNSAVLRSYTYLDAAALPVLSYYRLRQVDADGTTAYSPIVAVEACKRCNEGVTVAAVPNPNNGQFELHANAAPSAPVQVSVYSVVGAKVQQVQWAAGAKQAPLDLGQQPDGVYLVRVALPTGVQTVRVLKQ
- a CDS encoding sterol desaturase family protein yields the protein MEQQAAPASGQLHKPKHKGSARLFENPVLERMTHTHIAAPLTIFFAVAAVSLYYGLSRGLLTGLSAFGLFLAGWFAFTLVEYLMHRFLYHMKADTPGKAKFQYTMHGVHHEFPKDKTRLAMPPILTVFVTSLLFFIFRFVFGYAGLGILAGFVFGYALYLFVHYAIHVYAPPKNFLKFWWHHHAQHHYRQDEVAFGVSTTIWDHIIGTMPEKRGK
- a CDS encoding shikimate kinase, whose product is MNSELERALGAPLPQAAKDPAAASQPAPEPAPATPRPATAPAGQFSIQHSAFRIHLIGMPGAGKTTLGRALAARYGLPFRDLDEEIVQRQGRSVQDIFAADGEDYFRQAEADALRAVLAEHPRLVLATGGGTPCFHGNAEELNRTGLTLWLDVPVAELLARLQHAAATRPLLAALPDAAALEQRLQQTLAARERFYATAHLRCTHPACTPETVHHLLTRFRHTA
- a CDS encoding ABC transporter permease; translation: MLLFILRRLAHGLLILVGVALTVFVLFQVLPGDPVALLAGQRSDVATRAAIAADLGLDQPMPVQLAAYLNDVSPVGVHARDSASAARYGGVTLLPLGGERAVVLKKPYLRRSFQSNKDVLDILLDHFSGTLWLALAAMLLAAVLGIGFGIVAALRAHTWLDRTLLTVSVLGISVPSFVAGILIAMTFGFYWSRYTGLNLTGQLFETDPFTAESHVVLRNLVLPAFALGIRPLAVIVQLTRSSMLEVMSQDFVRTARAKGLSKRRTVLRHALQNALNPVVTAVSGWLASLMAGAFFIEYIFNWKGLGTVTLRAVENLDFPVVMGATIFVAFLFVVINIAVDVLYAVLDPRVKLS
- a CDS encoding BT_3928 family protein, producing the protein MRTFVRLCWLLLGVLFIFSGLIKLNDPIGTAYKLEEYFEVFAADFGSFFLAFKNIARTLSITLSSLEVVLGVALLLRWNLRFTLWSLFGLLVFFTFLTFYSAFFNKVTDCGCFGDFIKLTPWQSFSKDVFLLVLWAIVFFNQRYLRRVFAKGTLGTMYITFAGAVAVGIGVYALGHLPYFDFLPYKVGNNIGKLMQPSAPLRYKYIMAKGSETQEFTEYPTDTTWKFKQMVALNPEDGPKIIDFRVWGADQADVTQEVLKGNKLLLIVQGLEKADRDRFEQINATLTGADSSKKRIETMIITSNSPNEFDVFRHEVNLSGKYYFADATVLKSMIRSNPGFMLLQNGVVKGKFHYHDIPDREKLEELL